The following are encoded in a window of Strigops habroptila isolate Jane chromosome 9, bStrHab1.2.pri, whole genome shotgun sequence genomic DNA:
- the PDZD11 gene encoding PDZ domain-containing protein 11: MEGRLPYDDFPVVFLPPYESPPAWVPPHERVYHPDYNNELTQFLPRTIVLKKPPGAQLGFNIRGGKASQLGIFISKVIPDSDAHRAGLQEGDQVLSVNDVDFQDIEHSKAVEILKTAREITMRVRYFPYNYQRQKERTVH, encoded by the exons ATGGAGGGCCGGCTACCCTACGACGACTTCCCAGTGGTGTTCCTGCCGCCCTACGAGAGCCCGCCCGCCTGGGTGCCGCCGCATGAG AGGGTGTACCACCCCGACTACAACAACGAGCTCACCCAGTTCCTGCCCCGCACCATCGTCCTGAAGAAGCCGCCCGGGGCGCAG CTGGGCTTCAACATCCGGGGAGGAAAAGCCTCACAGCTGGGAATCTTCATCTCTAAG GTGATCCCCGACTCAGATGCAcacagggctgggctgcaggaaggggaCCAGGTGCTCTCAGTAAATGATGTGGATTTCCAGGACATTGAGCACAGCAAG GCTGTGGAGATCCTGAAGACAGCCCGTGAGATCACCATGCGTGTGCGTTACTTCCCCTACA ATTAccagagacagaaggaaagaacCGTTCACTAG